A portion of the Fusobacterium nucleatum genome contains these proteins:
- the tsaD gene encoding tRNA (adenosine(37)-N6)-threonylcarbamoyltransferase complex transferase subunit TsaD, with amino-acid sequence MIILGIESSCDETSIAVVKDGKEILSNNISSQIEIHKEYGGVVPEIASRQHIKNIATVLEESLEEAKITLDDVDYIAVTYAPGLIGALLVGVSFAKGLSYAKNIPIIPVHHIKGHMYANFLEHDVELPCISLVVSGGHTNIIYIDENHNFINIGETLDDAVGESCDKVARVLGLGYPGGPVIDKMYYKGDRDFLKITKPKVSRFDFSFSGIKTAIINFDNNMKMKNQEYKKEDLAASFLGTVVDILCDKTLNAAVEKNVKTIMLAGGVAANSLLRSQLTEKAAEKGIKVIYPSMKLCTDNAAMIAEAAYYKLKNAKNEKDCFAGLDLNGVASLMVSDEKAI; translated from the coding sequence ATGATTATTTTAGGTATAGAAAGTTCATGTGATGAAACTTCTATTGCAGTTGTAAAAGATGGAAAAGAAATTTTATCAAATAATATTTCTTCTCAAATTGAAATTCATAAAGAATATGGTGGAGTTGTTCCAGAAATTGCTTCAAGACAACATATTAAAAATATTGCTACTGTACTTGAAGAAAGTTTAGAAGAAGCAAAAATTACCTTGGATGATGTAGACTATATTGCAGTAACTTATGCCCCAGGATTAATTGGGGCTTTACTTGTGGGAGTTTCATTTGCAAAAGGTTTATCTTATGCAAAAAATATTCCTATTATCCCAGTTCATCATATTAAGGGACATATGTATGCAAATTTCTTAGAACATGATGTAGAGTTACCTTGTATTTCTCTTGTTGTGTCTGGTGGGCATACCAATATTATATATATTGATGAAAATCATAATTTTATTAATATAGGAGAAACCTTAGATGATGCAGTGGGAGAAAGTTGTGATAAGGTTGCAAGAGTTCTAGGACTTGGATATCCTGGTGGACCTGTGATAGATAAGATGTATTATAAAGGAGATAGAGATTTCTTAAAAATTACTAAACCAAAAGTTTCAAGATTTGATTTTAGTTTCTCAGGAATTAAAACAGCTATTATAAATTTTGATAATAATATGAAAATGAAAAATCAAGAATATAAAAAAGAAGATTTAGCAGCTTCTTTTTTAGGAACTGTTGTGGATATTCTATGTGATAAAACTTTAAATGCAGCAGTTGAAAAAAATGTAAAAACAATTATGCTTGCAGGTGGTGTTGCAGCTAACTCACTTTTAAGAAGCCAACTTACAGAAAAAGCAGCTGAAAAAGGAATTAAAGTTATATACCCAAGTATGAAATTGTGTACAGATAATGCAGCCATGATAGCAGAGGCAGCATATTATAAGTTAAAAAATGCTAAAAATGAAAAAGATTGCTTTGCAGGTTTAGACTTAAATGGTGTTGCAAGTTTAATGGTTAGTGATGAAAAAGCTATATAA
- a CDS encoding helix-turn-helix domain-containing protein, which produces MNKEINVGITIKNIRKSKKLLLKDVALKCGISSSMLSQIEKGNANPSLNTIKSIAQVLEVPLFKFFMDLEKEKYEFHLLKKDDRKIISTEYVTYELLSPDVETNIECMQMTLIGKNAETSVKPMAHKGEEIAVLLNGKVKLTIGKFSIVLSSGDSIHIPSMVPHKWTNLHTEKSVVIFSVSPPEF; this is translated from the coding sequence ATGAATAAAGAAATTAACGTTGGTATTACTATTAAAAATATAAGAAAATCTAAAAAATTACTTTTAAAAGATGTGGCTTTAAAATGTGGGATTTCATCATCTATGTTAAGCCAAATTGAAAAAGGAAATGCTAATCCTTCATTAAATACAATCAAATCTATTGCTCAGGTTCTAGAAGTTCCTCTATTTAAGTTTTTTATGGATTTAGAAAAAGAAAAATATGAATTTCACCTTTTAAAAAAAGATGATAGAAAAATTATTTCAACTGAATATGTAACCTATGAACTTTTATCTCCAGATGTTGAAACAAATATTGAATGTATGCAAATGACTTTAATAGGAAAAAATGCAGAGACATCAGTTAAACCAATGGCACATAAGGGAGAAGAAATTGCAGTATTACTAAATGGTAAAGTTAAATTAACTATTGGAAAGTTTTCCATAGTTCTTTCTTCAGGGGATTCTATCCATATTCCTTCAATGGTTCCACATAAATGGACCAATTTACATACTGAAAAAAGTGTAGTTATTTTTTCAGTAAGTCCTCCAGAATTTTAA
- a CDS encoding alanine racemase: MKKKELKTPTILLNIEALKNNIKKYQKLCTEYKKELWPMIKTHKSMEIVEMQIKEGATGVLCGTLDEVEACCQIGIKKIMYAYPVASEENIKRIIEISKKTEFIIRLDSLEAAIKINKMAETENVIINYNIIVDSGLHRFGVSLKNLLTFAEELKKLKYLKLKGISSHPGHVYSSTCEADIQQYVLNECETLRKAKEILEKEGYYLEYITSGSTPTFEEAVKDLNINVYHPGNYVFLDSIQLSINKAKIKDCALTVLTTIISHPSENLFICDAGAKCLGLDQGAHGNNSIVGYGTVIDHPEVIVSSLSEEVGKLKIEGQTNLKIGDKIEIIPNHSCSTANLCSYYTVTEGDNVIKSIKVDVRGNSIRRI, translated from the coding sequence ATGAAAAAGAAAGAATTAAAAACACCAACTATTCTATTAAATATTGAAGCCTTAAAAAATAATATTAAAAAATATCAAAAATTATGTACAGAATATAAAAAAGAATTGTGGCCAATGATAAAAACTCATAAAAGTATGGAAATTGTTGAAATGCAAATAAAAGAGGGGGCTACAGGAGTATTATGTGGTACTTTAGATGAAGTAGAGGCATGTTGCCAAATAGGCATAAAAAAAATTATGTATGCCTATCCTGTAGCAAGTGAAGAAAATATTAAAAGAATTATTGAAATAAGTAAAAAAACAGAATTTATAATACGTTTAGACTCTTTAGAAGCAGCTATCAAAATTAACAAAATGGCAGAAACTGAAAATGTAATTATTAACTATAATATTATTGTAGATAGTGGATTACATCGTTTTGGAGTATCTCTAAAAAATTTATTAACTTTTGCAGAAGAATTAAAAAAATTGAAATACTTAAAATTAAAAGGAATTTCATCTCATCCTGGACATGTTTATTCTTCTACTTGTGAAGCAGATATACAACAATATGTATTAAATGAATGTGAAACTTTAAGAAAGGCAAAAGAAATACTTGAAAAAGAAGGGTATTACTTAGAATACATTACAAGTGGTTCTACCCCTACTTTTGAAGAAGCAGTTAAAGACTTAAATATAAATGTATATCATCCTGGAAATTATGTCTTTTTAGATAGTATTCAGTTATCTATAAATAAAGCTAAAATCAAAGATTGTGCATTAACTGTTTTAACTACAATTATTTCTCATCCTAGTGAAAATCTTTTTATTTGTGATGCAGGTGCTAAATGCTTAGGCTTGGATCAAGGAGCTCATGGTAATAATTCTATTGTTGGTTATGGAACTGTAATTGATCATCCAGAAGTTATTGTTTCTTCTTTATCTGAAGAGGTTGGAAAATTAAAAATAGAAGGACAAACAAACTTAAAAATAGGTGATAAAATAGAAATCATTCCTAACCATTCTTGTTCTACAGCAAATCTGTGCAGTTATTATACTGTAACTGAAGGAGACAATGTAATTAAAAGTATTAAAGTGGATGTAAGAGGAAATAGTATTAGAAGAATCTAA
- the dsdA gene encoding D-serine ammonia-lyase, with translation MDIKNMIINNPLIKNMIDKKEVGWTNPKEMNYTEYEKKLPLKDQELKEAEERLKRFAPFIKKVFPETEETYGIIESPLEEIFNMQKELEKKYHTEILGKLYLKMDSHLPVAGSIKARGGVYEVLKHAEELAMEAGLLKLEDDYSILADKKFKDFFSKYKIQVGSTGNLGLSIGITSAALGFQVIVHMSADAKKWKKDMLRSKGVQVIEYESDYGKAVEEGRKNSDADPMSYFVDDEKSMNLFLGYTVAASRIKKQFDKKGIVINKEHPLIVYIPCGVGGAPGGVAYGLKRIFKENVYIFFVEPVLAPCMLLGMQTGLHEKISVYDVGIHGITHADGLAVARPSGLVGRLMEPILSGIFTVDDYKLYDYLRILNETENKRIEPSSCAAFEGVVSLLKYEDSKKYIENRIGKNINNVYHVCWATGGKMVPQEDMEIFLNTYLK, from the coding sequence ATGGATATAAAAAATATGATTATAAATAACCCTTTAATAAAAAATATGATAGATAAAAAAGAAGTTGGTTGGACAAATCCAAAAGAAATGAACTACACAGAATATGAAAAAAAACTTCCTCTTAAGGATCAAGAATTAAAAGAAGCAGAAGAAAGATTAAAACGTTTTGCTCCTTTTATCAAAAAAGTTTTCCCAGAAACAGAAGAAACATACGGAATTATTGAATCTCCTTTAGAAGAAATATTTAATATGCAAAAAGAATTAGAAAAAAAATATCATACTGAAATTCTAGGAAAATTATATTTGAAAATGGATAGTCATCTCCCAGTAGCTGGCTCTATTAAAGCTAGAGGTGGAGTTTATGAAGTTTTAAAACATGCAGAAGAATTAGCTATGGAAGCAGGCTTATTAAAATTAGAAGATGATTATTCCATCTTAGCAGATAAAAAATTTAAAGATTTTTTCTCAAAATATAAAATACAAGTTGGTTCTACTGGAAATTTAGGATTAAGTATAGGAATTACAAGCGCTGCCTTAGGTTTTCAAGTAATTGTCCATATGTCTGCAGATGCTAAAAAATGGAAAAAAGATATGTTAAGATCCAAAGGAGTTCAAGTAATTGAATATGAAAGTGATTATGGAAAGGCTGTGGAAGAAGGAAGAAAAAATTCTGATGCAGATCCGATGAGTTATTTTGTAGATGATGAAAAATCAATGAATCTATTTTTAGGATACACAGTAGCTGCTTCAAGAATAAAAAAACAATTTGATAAAAAAGGAATTGTAATTAATAAAGAACATCCTCTTATTGTATATATTCCTTGTGGCGTTGGTGGAGCTCCTGGAGGAGTTGCTTATGGTCTTAAAAGAATATTTAAAGAAAATGTATATATTTTCTTTGTTGAACCTGTACTAGCTCCTTGTATGTTATTAGGAATGCAAACAGGTTTACATGAAAAAATTAGTGTCTATGATGTAGGAATTCATGGAATTACACATGCTGATGGTTTAGCTGTAGCAAGACCTTCTGGTTTGGTTGGAAGACTTATGGAACCTATTTTAAGTGGAATTTTTACTGTAGATGATTACAAATTATATGATTATTTAAGAATTTTAAATGAAACAGAAAACAAAAGAATCGAACCTTCTTCTTGTGCAGCATTTGAAGGAGTAGTTTCTCTATTAAAATATGAGGATAGTAAAAAATATATTGAAAATAGAATTGGAAAAAATATTAATAATGTATATCATGTATGCTGGGCAACAGGTGGAAAAATGGTTCCTCAAGAAGATATGGAAATATTTTTAAATACTTATTTAAAATAG
- a CDS encoding GntP family permease: MNVTFTIFAILLSILLLVLLTIKVKLHPFFALTVSAFFFGLISGHSIPDIIGAYSDGLGGTIAGIGVVIAIGTVMGALLENSGAAETMAETILKITGKKNADIGLAVTGYFVSIPVFCDSAFVLLSPLAKRVSKDTGGSMTTMAVALAMGLHATHMLVPPTPGPLAVAGILGANLGLVILCGMLVSIPVTIVAIIAGRIFGKKYHFLPEIEEVHTDEKAKNLPSPFMSFSPIIVPIILMLLKTVGSLESKPFGTGVLYNIFDSLGQTIVALFIGLIIAFFTYKSVYPYDKNVWTFDGIFGESLKTAGQIVLIVGAGGAFATVLKLSNLQEIVMNLFTGISIGIIVPYIIGAIFRTAIGSGTVGMITAASMLLPLLDILGFNTPMGLVIAMLACAAGGFMVFHGNDDFFWVVVSTSGMKPEVAYKTFPIISVLQSVTALICVFILKIIFL; the protein is encoded by the coding sequence ATGAATGTAACATTTACTATTTTTGCTATTTTATTATCAATATTATTACTGGTTTTATTAACAATTAAAGTTAAACTTCATCCATTCTTTGCATTAACAGTCAGTGCTTTTTTCTTTGGATTAATATCAGGACACTCAATTCCTGATATAATTGGAGCATACTCAGATGGACTTGGAGGAACAATTGCTGGAATAGGTGTAGTTATAGCAATTGGAACTGTTATGGGAGCTCTATTAGAAAATAGTGGAGCTGCTGAAACTATGGCCGAAACTATTTTAAAAATTACAGGAAAGAAAAATGCTGATATTGGTCTAGCTGTTACAGGCTATTTTGTTTCTATTCCTGTTTTTTGTGATTCTGCATTTGTTTTATTGTCTCCATTGGCAAAAAGAGTAAGTAAAGATACAGGTGGAAGTATGACTACGATGGCAGTAGCATTAGCAATGGGACTTCATGCAACTCACATGTTAGTTCCACCAACTCCAGGACCTTTAGCCGTTGCTGGAATTTTAGGAGCTAATTTAGGATTAGTTATTTTATGTGGAATGCTTGTTTCTATCCCTGTAACAATAGTTGCTATTATTGCTGGAAGAATTTTTGGTAAAAAATACCATTTTCTTCCTGAAATAGAAGAAGTTCATACAGATGAGAAGGCTAAAAATTTACCAAGTCCTTTTATGAGCTTTTCACCTATTATAGTACCAATAATTTTAATGTTATTAAAAACAGTGGGAAGTTTAGAATCAAAACCTTTTGGAACAGGAGTACTATATAATATTTTTGATTCTTTAGGGCAAACTATAGTAGCTCTATTTATTGGACTCATTATTGCATTTTTTACATATAAATCTGTTTATCCATATGATAAAAATGTTTGGACTTTTGATGGAATATTTGGAGAATCTTTAAAAACAGCAGGACAAATTGTATTAATTGTTGGAGCAGGAGGAGCTTTTGCAACAGTATTAAAACTGTCTAATTTACAAGAAATTGTAATGAATCTATTCACAGGTATTTCTATAGGTATTATAGTTCCTTATATTATTGGTGCAATTTTTAGGACTGCAATAGGTTCAGGAACAGTTGGTATGATAACTGCTGCTTCTATGTTGCTACCACTACTAGACATTCTTGGATTTAATACACCAATGGGACTAGTAATTGCCATGTTAGCTTGTGCAGCTGGTGGATTTATGGTTTTTCATGGAAACGATGATTTTTTCTGGGTTGTTGTTTCTACATCAGGTATGAAACCTGAAGTTGCTTATAAAACTTTCCCAATTATAAGTGTACTTCAGTCAGTAACTGCACTTATTTGTGTTTTTATATTAAAAATTATTTTCTTATAA
- a CDS encoding HTH domain-containing protein, protein MDLNSEIILSEIDGEKKKNIEIIEKLKELNIRKQNSEKLIEIFRSKEKVSCASLANYLDISERTANRLLLKLEENNLAVSDLVKINRGRPKIFFRFF, encoded by the coding sequence GTGGATTTAAATTCAGAAATTATACTATCTGAAATTGATGGTGAAAAAAAGAAAAATATTGAAATAATTGAAAAATTGAAAGAATTAAATATAAGAAAACAAAATTCAGAAAAGCTTATAGAAATTTTTAGAAGTAAAGAAAAAGTAAGCTGTGCAAGCTTGGCTAATTATTTAGATATATCAGAAAGAACAGCAAATAGATTATTATTAAAACTTGAAGAAAATAATTTAGCTGTTTCAGACTTAGTAAAAATAAATAGAGGAAGACCTAAAATCTTTTTTAGATTCTTCTAA
- a CDS encoding vWA domain-containing protein encodes MNKFFIALFVVVFGFSFSNKVFGKTVVKSKNNIVDVVFILDRSGSMGGLESDTIGGFNSMLEKQRKIEGKAFITTVLFDDQYELLHDRVNINKISNITEKEYFVRGSTALLDAIGKTIAKEKAIQDTLGKNEKADKVLFVIITDGLENASREYSSATVKKLIETQKEKYGWEFLFLGANIDAIETANSIGISAEKAVNYNSDSIGTKKNYDTLNKAVEEVRSGKELNKEWKADIEEDYNERNKK; translated from the coding sequence ATGAATAAATTTTTTATTGCTTTATTTGTTGTTGTATTTGGTTTCAGTTTTTCAAATAAGGTTTTTGGAAAAACTGTTGTCAAAAGTAAAAATAATATAGTTGATGTAGTTTTTATCTTAGATAGAAGTGGTTCTATGGGAGGATTAGAATCTGATACTATTGGTGGATTTAATTCTATGTTGGAAAAACAAAGAAAAATAGAAGGAAAAGCTTTTATTACAACTGTCTTATTTGATGATCAATATGAATTATTACATGACAGAGTTAACATTAATAAAATTAGTAACATAACTGAAAAAGAATACTTTGTTAGAGGAAGTACAGCTCTTTTAGATGCTATTGGTAAAACTATTGCTAAAGAAAAAGCTATTCAAGATACATTAGGAAAAAATGAAAAAGCAGACAAAGTCCTATTTGTTATAATAACAGATGGATTAGAAAATGCAAGTAGAGAATACAGTTCTGCTACTGTTAAAAAATTAATAGAAACTCAAAAAGAAAAATATGGTTGGGAATTTTTATTCTTAGGTGCAAATATTGATGCAATAGAAACTGCAAATTCAATAGGTATTAGTGCTGAAAAAGCAGTAAACTACAATTCTGATAGTATAGGAACTAAAAAGAATTATGATACTTTAAATAAAGCAGTTGAAGAAGTTCGTTCAGGAAAAGAATTGAACAAAGAATGGAAAGCTGACATTGAAGAAGATTACAATGAAAGAAATAAAAAATAA
- a CDS encoding cupin domain-containing protein, with protein sequence MKKTLFSILLIGICMTGTANAKEKNPILLKQVYKKEELITLDKQNVAGGNGTLHGKFAFTRDMATEDEAIKEIGWMTLNKGESIGVHPHKNNEDTYIIVSGEGVFTDGSGKETIVKAGDVTIARPNQSHGLRNEKDEPLVFLDIIAQNHALKAEK encoded by the coding sequence ATGAAAAAAACACTATTTTCTATATTACTTATAGGAATTTGTATGACTGGAACAGCAAATGCAAAAGAAAAAAATCCAATTCTTTTAAAACAAGTATATAAAAAGGAAGAATTGATAACATTGGACAAACAAAATGTAGCAGGAGGAAATGGAACTTTACATGGAAAATTTGCCTTTACTAGAGATATGGCTACTGAAGATGAAGCTATCAAAGAAATAGGTTGGATGACATTAAACAAAGGGGAGTCTATTGGAGTACACCCTCATAAAAATAATGAAGATACTTACATTATTGTTTCTGGAGAAGGAGTTTTTACAGATGGCTCTGGAAAAGAAACAATTGTCAAAGCTGGAGATGTAACTATTGCAAGACCAAATCAATCTCATGGACTTCGTAATGAAAAAGATGAACCACTTGTATTTTTAGATATCATTGCTCAAAACCATGCTTTAAAAGCAGAAAAATAA